In Rhodovulum sulfidophilum DSM 1374, the following are encoded in one genomic region:
- a CDS encoding glutathione S-transferase, whose product MTYVLFIGDRTFSSWSLRGWLMLEKFGLPFRVEEVGLYTGTLAADLTPVAPARFVPALMMPGGEPLGDTLAMAETLAERHPEAGLWPDDPAARMRARWLVAEMHSGFAALRSHCPMALIRSYDGFRPPPELLAELDRLQALWTEAQTRFGAGGPWLFGRYCLADVFFAPVAARIAAYGLPVGDAAAAYVAQHLADPAFRRWRAEGLTFRYAPEPHAMDLPHLPWPGPEPVPARAVAHGPAINAACPVTGRPPTHFLEINGAIIGFATLSARDMVANDPEAFPEVAAIYHSVTKQA is encoded by the coding sequence ATGACCTATGTGCTTTTCATCGGCGACCGGACCTTTTCCAGCTGGTCCCTTCGCGGCTGGCTGATGCTGGAGAAATTCGGCCTGCCCTTCCGGGTCGAGGAGGTCGGGCTTTATACCGGAACGCTCGCCGCCGATCTGACGCCGGTCGCGCCCGCGCGATTCGTGCCTGCGCTCATGATGCCCGGGGGCGAACCGCTTGGCGACACCCTGGCCATGGCCGAAACCCTGGCCGAGCGCCATCCCGAGGCCGGGCTCTGGCCCGACGATCCGGCGGCTCGGATGCGGGCGCGCTGGCTGGTGGCCGAGATGCATTCGGGCTTTGCCGCGCTGCGATCGCACTGTCCGATGGCGCTGATACGGTCCTATGACGGCTTCCGGCCACCGCCCGAGCTGCTGGCCGAGCTCGACCGGCTGCAGGCGCTCTGGACCGAGGCGCAGACCCGCTTCGGCGCAGGCGGGCCCTGGCTTTTCGGGCGCTATTGCCTCGCCGACGTCTTCTTCGCCCCGGTCGCGGCCCGGATCGCGGCCTATGGCCTGCCGGTCGGCGATGCGGCCGCCGCCTATGTCGCCCAGCATCTGGCCGACCCGGCCTTCCGCCGCTGGCGCGCCGAGGGGCTGACATTCCGCTACGCCCCCGAGCCCCATGCGATGGATCTGCCGCACCTGCCCTGGCCAGGCCCCGAGCCGGTACCGGCCCGTGCCGTCGCACATGGCCCCGCGATCAATGCCGCCTGCCCGGTCACCGGCCGCCCCCCGACACATTTCCTCGAAATCAACGGCGCCATCATCGGCTTTGCCACTCTCAGCGCCCGCGACATGGTCGCGAACGATCCCGAGGCCTTTCCCGAGGTCGCTGCCATTTACCATTCAGTAACCAAGCAGGCGTAG
- a CDS encoding YifB family Mg chelatase-like AAA ATPase, with protein sequence MVARAYTVAFDGIEARIVEVQCAVAAGLPAFSVVGLPDKAVSEARDRLRAALVAMGVALPSKRITVNLSPADLPKEGSHFDLPIAVALLAALDVIPRDMAEGMVALGELSLDGRLVPVIGALPAAMAAAEAGRALLCPKACGAEAAWVGATQVLAAPDLASVVRHFTGQAPLAPAEPGEIAPAADPLDLSDVKGQERAKRALEIAAAGRHHLLLVGEPGSGKSMLAARIPGILPPLSPAEALETSMIHSLAGLLDEGGISRQRPFRYLHHTASATAIVGGGRDAWPGEISLAHNGVLFMDEFPEFPSKVLDTLRQPIETGEITVSRANAHGRYPCRFLLVAAANPCKCGYLADPARACARVPHCGEAYLGRISGPLMDRFDLRIEVPPVAFRDLDLPASGESSAQVAKRVAAARALQNARFQHAPRVRVNAEAEGALLEDVAAPDAEGRALLLRAAERFRLTARGYHRVLRVARTIADLDGADRVARPHVAEAVNFRLAIGNL encoded by the coding sequence ATGGTGGCCCGTGCCTATACCGTGGCCTTCGACGGCATCGAGGCCCGGATCGTCGAAGTGCAATGCGCCGTGGCGGCGGGCTTGCCCGCCTTTTCGGTCGTTGGCCTGCCCGACAAGGCGGTCAGCGAGGCCCGCGACCGGCTGCGCGCGGCGCTGGTTGCCATGGGCGTGGCGCTGCCGTCGAAACGAATCACCGTCAACCTCTCGCCTGCCGACCTGCCCAAGGAGGGCTCGCATTTCGACCTGCCGATCGCAGTGGCCCTGCTGGCGGCGCTCGACGTCATCCCGCGCGACATGGCCGAAGGGATGGTGGCCCTGGGCGAGCTGTCGCTCGACGGGCGCCTGGTCCCGGTGATCGGTGCATTGCCCGCGGCAATGGCCGCGGCCGAGGCCGGGCGCGCGCTTCTGTGCCCCAAGGCCTGCGGCGCCGAGGCCGCATGGGTCGGGGCGACGCAGGTTCTGGCCGCGCCCGACCTCGCTTCGGTCGTGCGCCATTTCACCGGGCAGGCCCCGCTCGCCCCGGCCGAACCGGGCGAGATCGCCCCCGCGGCAGACCCTCTCGACCTGTCCGACGTCAAGGGCCAGGAGCGGGCCAAGCGGGCGCTCGAGATCGCGGCCGCCGGGCGTCACCATCTGCTTCTGGTGGGCGAGCCCGGCTCCGGCAAGTCGATGCTCGCGGCCCGGATCCCGGGCATCCTGCCGCCGCTTTCGCCCGCCGAGGCGCTGGAAACCTCGATGATCCATTCGCTGGCGGGCCTGCTCGACGAGGGCGGCATCTCGCGTCAACGGCCGTTCCGCTATCTGCATCACACCGCATCGGCCACGGCCATCGTCGGCGGCGGCCGCGACGCCTGGCCTGGGGAAATCAGCCTTGCCCATAACGGCGTGCTCTTCATGGACGAGTTTCCCGAATTTCCAAGCAAGGTGCTGGACACGCTGCGTCAGCCGATCGAAACCGGCGAAATCACCGTGTCGCGCGCCAATGCCCATGGCCGCTATCCCTGCCGGTTTCTGCTGGTGGCCGCCGCCAATCCCTGCAAATGCGGCTATCTCGCAGATCCCGCCCGCGCCTGCGCCCGGGTCCCGCATTGCGGCGAGGCCTATCTCGGCCGGATCTCGGGCCCGCTCATGGACAGGTTCGATCTGCGCATCGAAGTGCCGCCGGTGGCGTTCCGGGATCTCGATCTGCCCGCCTCCGGCGAAAGCTCGGCCCAGGTCGCAAAACGGGTCGCGGCCGCGCGCGCGCTTCAGAACGCACGGTTCCAGCATGCCCCCCGCGTGCGGGTCAATGCAGAGGCCGAAGGCGCCCTGCTGGAAGACGTCGCCGCCCCCGATGCCGAGGGACGCGCGCTTTTGCTGCGCGCGGCCGAACGCTTCCGGCTGACCGCCCGGGGCTATCACCGCGTGCTGCGCGTGGCCCGGACCATCGCCGATCTCGACGGCGCCGACCGGGTTGCCCGCCCGCATGTGGCCGAGGCAGTCAACTTCCGCCTCGCCATTGGAAACCTCTAG
- a CDS encoding TetR/AcrR family transcriptional regulator, which produces MSVSAPTSRTRFAALSDQARACWLDPAEMEFCAHGFENASLNRIIAEAGESKGRTYHYFADKGDLFRATLERRLARLGTLEGTTEAIAGVERQAYWTRIAELCRRLAGALQGDERLASLLRTLHQEAAAQRAFAEPLAQLRAQIERVLASGQSVGAVRDDLPLGLLADVALNLLVTVDRWFAINASDLAEGGEARFAERAFSLLMTPLLPPDYSRKTDT; this is translated from the coding sequence TTGTCCGTTTCCGCTCCAACCAGTCGCACCAGGTTCGCCGCGCTTAGCGATCAGGCGCGTGCATGCTGGCTCGATCCGGCGGAAATGGAGTTCTGCGCGCATGGGTTCGAAAATGCCTCTCTCAACCGCATCATCGCCGAAGCGGGAGAAAGCAAGGGACGCACCTATCACTACTTCGCCGACAAGGGCGACCTGTTTCGCGCCACGCTCGAACGCCGTCTCGCTCGCCTCGGGACGCTTGAAGGGACTACCGAAGCGATTGCCGGGGTCGAACGACAGGCATACTGGACCCGGATCGCAGAGCTGTGCCGCCGGTTGGCCGGGGCGCTTCAAGGGGATGAGCGCTTGGCCTCGCTGCTGCGGACCCTGCATCAGGAGGCCGCCGCGCAACGCGCCTTCGCCGAGCCGCTTGCGCAGTTGAGAGCTCAGATCGAGCGCGTGCTTGCGTCGGGGCAATCGGTCGGAGCGGTCCGGGACGACCTACCTCTCGGGCTGCTCGCGGATGTCGCCCTGAACCTCCTCGTCACCGTGGACCGCTGGTTTGCGATCAACGCCTCCGACCTGGCGGAGGGAGGGGAGGCCCGCTTTGCCGAGCGCGCCTTTTCCCTTCTGATGACGCCCCTTCTTCCTCCTGATTATTCCAGAAAGACAGATACATGA
- the gshB gene encoding glutathione synthase — translation MPLKVAIQMDPVGAINIDADSTFRIAEEAQARGHSLFYYTPDRLFWNDGRVMARGWPLEVRRVRGDHFTLGEEQEVDLGDFDVVWLRQDPPFDMGYITTTHLLEMVMPGTLVVNDPFWVRNFPEKLLVLRFPDLIPPTVIARDLATLSAFKDLHGDIILKPLYGNGGAGIFRLGPDDRNLASLHEVFASMNREPLIAQKFLPAVRSGDKRVILVDGAPVGAINRVPADGETRSNMHVGGRAERADLTPRDLEICAAIGPTLKEAGQVFVGIDVIGEHLTEINVTSPTGIQELERFDKTNIAARIWVAIEARRAG, via the coding sequence ATGCCGCTCAAGGTAGCCATTCAGATGGACCCGGTCGGGGCCATAAACATTGATGCGGACAGTACGTTCCGGATTGCCGAGGAGGCGCAGGCGCGCGGGCACAGCCTGTTCTACTACACGCCTGACCGGCTGTTCTGGAATGACGGGCGGGTGATGGCGCGGGGCTGGCCGCTTGAGGTGCGTCGGGTCAGGGGCGACCATTTCACCCTTGGCGAGGAGCAGGAGGTCGATCTCGGCGACTTCGATGTCGTCTGGTTGCGGCAGGATCCGCCCTTCGACATGGGCTATATCACGACGACGCATCTGCTCGAGATGGTGATGCCCGGCACGCTGGTCGTCAACGACCCGTTCTGGGTCCGCAACTTTCCCGAGAAGCTGCTGGTCCTGCGTTTTCCCGATCTGATTCCGCCGACCGTGATCGCTCGCGATCTGGCGACGCTGAGCGCCTTCAAGGATCTGCATGGCGACATCATCCTCAAGCCGCTCTACGGCAATGGCGGCGCCGGTATCTTTCGGCTGGGCCCGGATGACCGCAACCTCGCCTCCTTGCACGAGGTCTTTGCCAGCATGAATCGTGAGCCGCTGATTGCGCAGAAATTTCTTCCGGCTGTCCGCAGCGGGGACAAGCGGGTGATACTGGTTGACGGTGCCCCTGTCGGAGCGATCAACCGGGTGCCCGCCGACGGCGAGACCCGTTCCAACATGCATGTCGGCGGCCGCGCCGAACGGGCCGATCTGACGCCGCGCGACCTCGAGATATGTGCCGCCATCGGTCCGACGCTGAAGGAAGCGGGGCAGGTCTTTGTCGGTATCGACGTCATCGGCGAGCATCTGACCGAAATCAATGTCACCTCGCCGACCGGCATCCAGGAACTCGAGCGTTTCGACAAGACCAATATAGCCGCCCGGATCTGGGTGGCGATCGAAGCCCGGCGCGCCGGCTGA
- a CDS encoding YraN family protein yields MSGTVSYHAGRSAEDCVARGYEGRGMAIAARRWRGVGGEIDLVARDGDALVFVEVKQSRSFSSAAERVTRRQMNRVMMAAQEYLAGEPGGQLTDIRFDVALVNGFGEVDILENAFCA; encoded by the coding sequence ATGAGCGGAACGGTCTCCTATCACGCTGGTCGGTCGGCCGAGGACTGCGTCGCCCGGGGGTATGAGGGGCGCGGCATGGCGATCGCGGCCCGCCGCTGGCGCGGGGTGGGAGGCGAAATCGACCTCGTTGCCCGGGATGGCGATGCTCTGGTTTTCGTCGAGGTCAAGCAAAGCCGAAGTTTCTCCAGCGCGGCCGAACGGGTCACGCGGCGCCAGATGAATCGTGTGATGATGGCGGCGCAGGAATATCTTGCGGGCGAGCCCGGTGGGCAGTTGACCGATATCCGTTTTGACGTCGCGCTTGTGAACGGTTTCGGCGAGGTAGACATTCTCGAGAACGCATTCTGCGCCTGA
- the rsmI gene encoding 16S rRNA (cytidine(1402)-2'-O)-methyltransferase produces MEILRNPLAPGLYFVATPIGAARDITLKALDVLASADVIAAEDTRTARHLMQIHGIALGERSLIAYHDHSAASVRDALVEMAAAGKSVACVSEAGTPMVSDPGFPLARAAIAAGVAVHAAPGPSAMLAALVVAGLPSDRVLFAGFPPAQSGARSRMLEELSNVPATLVFYESPKRISRLLAEMAVSLGGDRDAAVCRELTKRFEEVSRGSLAELAEAFRGREVRGEIVLLVGRAPVRAVEQNDLEATLDEALARLSVKDAVAEVAAALDLPRRRVYQAALLREKRDAGPEEAE; encoded by the coding sequence TTGGAGATCCTCCGAAATCCGCTGGCCCCCGGGCTTTATTTCGTCGCCACGCCGATCGGTGCCGCGCGCGACATCACGCTGAAAGCGCTGGATGTTCTGGCCTCGGCCGATGTTATCGCGGCAGAGGATACGCGGACGGCCCGCCATCTGATGCAGATCCATGGCATTGCGCTCGGCGAGCGTTCGTTGATCGCCTATCACGACCATTCCGCGGCCTCGGTGCGCGATGCGCTGGTCGAGATGGCGGCTGCGGGCAAGTCCGTCGCCTGTGTCAGCGAGGCGGGCACGCCGATGGTGTCCGATCCGGGCTTTCCGCTGGCGCGGGCCGCGATCGCGGCCGGGGTCGCGGTGCATGCCGCGCCGGGGCCTTCGGCGATGCTGGCCGCGCTGGTGGTGGCGGGCCTGCCAAGCGATCGGGTGCTGTTCGCTGGGTTCCCGCCCGCCCAGTCGGGGGCCCGGTCCCGGATGCTGGAGGAGCTTTCGAACGTACCCGCGACATTGGTTTTTTACGAATCTCCCAAACGCATTAGCCGGTTGTTAGCGGAAATGGCGGTATCCCTCGGTGGAGATCGCGACGCAGCGGTCTGCCGGGAACTGACCAAGCGATTCGAAGAGGTCTCGCGCGGCAGTCTCGCCGAACTGGCAGAGGCCTTTCGTGGTCGCGAGGTTCGCGGCGAGATCGTGCTTCTGGTCGGACGGGCGCCTGTCAGAGCTGTCGAGCAGAACGATCTTGAGGCCACTCTGGACGAGGCGCTTGCGCGTCTTTCTGTCAAGGACGCGGTGGCCGAGGTTGCGGCGGCGCTGGATCTGCCCCGGCGCCGGGTTTATCAGGCGGCGTTGCTGCGGGAGAAGCGCGATGCCGGGCCGGAGGAAGCGGAATGA
- a CDS encoding penicillin-binding protein activator: MFAVFRACRKRLPSVRPRVLASVLGLGALALVAACQPGGIGGGPSIDGSKPVPVALLVPGGSANAGDQVLARSLENAARLAISDLKGVKVDLRVYQTAGNPDIAAKVAAEAVSDGAKIILGPLYAQSANAAGLAVARRGVNVLSFSNNPQIAGGNVFVLGPTFENTADRLVRYAATQGRTNVMIVHDPDVAGQAGRAAIASAVARSGGSVAATGSYELSQNGVVQAIPDLARKARGSGASAIFFTASTAGALPLLAQLLPENSVDPAKVQFIGLTRWDIPPSTLALPGLQGGWFALPDPGVSDRFERRYTAAYGEPAHPAAGLAYDGIAAIGALASQGRSDALSVSGLTQPSGFVGVNGVFRLRTDGTNERALAVAEIRDNQVTVIDPAPRNFGGAGF; the protein is encoded by the coding sequence ATGTTCGCCGTTTTTCGCGCCTGCCGCAAGCGGTTACCCTCGGTTCGACCAAGGGTTCTGGCATCGGTTCTGGGGCTCGGCGCACTCGCTCTGGTCGCGGCCTGCCAGCCCGGAGGTATCGGCGGCGGCCCGTCGATCGACGGATCGAAACCGGTTCCGGTGGCGCTGCTGGTGCCCGGCGGCTCGGCAAATGCGGGAGATCAGGTTCTGGCGCGCAGCCTCGAGAATGCCGCGCGGCTGGCGATTTCGGATCTGAAGGGCGTCAAGGTCGATCTTCGCGTCTACCAGACCGCGGGCAATCCCGACATCGCCGCCAAAGTCGCGGCCGAGGCTGTCTCCGACGGCGCCAAGATAATTCTCGGCCCGCTTTATGCACAATCCGCGAACGCGGCCGGCCTGGCCGTCGCCCGACGCGGCGTCAACGTGCTCAGCTTTTCGAACAACCCCCAGATCGCCGGCGGCAATGTCTTCGTGCTGGGACCGACCTTCGAGAACACCGCCGATCGCCTTGTGCGCTATGCCGCGACACAGGGCCGGACCAATGTCATGATCGTGCACGATCCCGATGTGGCGGGCCAGGCCGGGCGCGCGGCAATCGCCTCGGCAGTGGCACGCAGCGGCGGATCGGTCGCCGCGACCGGCAGCTACGAGCTGTCGCAGAACGGCGTGGTACAGGCCATACCGGACCTCGCGCGCAAGGCGCGCGGCTCGGGCGCCTCGGCAATCTTCTTCACGGCCAGCACCGCGGGCGCCCTGCCGCTGCTGGCGCAGTTGCTTCCGGAAAACAGCGTCGATCCGGCCAAGGTGCAGTTCATCGGGCTGACCCGTTGGGACATCCCGCCCTCCACGCTGGCGCTTCCCGGGCTGCAGGGCGGCTGGTTCGCCCTCCCCGACCCCGGGGTATCGGACCGGTTCGAACGGCGCTACACCGCCGCCTATGGCGAACCGGCCCATCCCGCAGCGGGTCTTGCCTATGACGGCATCGCCGCGATCGGCGCCCTTGCCAGCCAGGGCCGCAGCGACGCATTGTCGGTTTCCGGGCTGACCCAGCCTTCGGGCTTCGTCGGCGTCAACGGCGTATTCCGCCTTCGCACAGATGGAACGAACGAGCGGGCCTTGGCAGTGGCCGAGATCCGCGACAACCAGGTGACCGTGATTGACCCCGCTCCAAGAAATTTCGGCGGCGCAGGCTTCTAG
- a CDS encoding [protein-PII] uridylyltransferase, which yields MTPLQEISAAQASSPSRSRPTNLTPDSLICPASDIFDQTAFEAELTRLMDQDIGSKALRDAVVQYLSDARQKGRSAIAAAFSDRPFDAGPTVRAYTWLTDCLVRATLKVSCEVLHPRPNPTEGERLAVFSVGGYGRSEMAPHSDVDLLFLIPYKLTPWAESVIESMLYMLWDLRLKVGHSSRTVKDCLRLGREDYTIRTALLENRLLGGYMPLAKTLDSALWDDLFKGTAAEFIEAKLAERSERHRKQGGQRYVLEPNVKEGKGGLRDLQSLYWIAKYVYRVDRASQLVKLGFFTRDEFTGFVEAERFLWAVRCHLHLIANRAIDQLTFDMQVEVAARMGYTDHGGRRAVEHFMQDYFRHATTVGDLTRIFLTKLEAAHVKKEPALIGLFRRRRKVPKGYEIVQNRMNVSDPKAFLADKLNLLKIFEEALRTGTLLHPDAMRLIQANLRLIDDDVRNAPEAQRIFLDLLLKHGNPERSLRRMNELGVLSALIPEFEPIVAMMQFNVYHSYTVDEHTIQCVSTLAQIERGELIEELPIASRILKDGVNRRVLYVALLLHDIGKGRPEDHSVLGAQIARKVAPRLGLRPEECETVEWLVRYHLLMSDMAQKRDLSDPRTVRDFAKAVKTRKRLDLLTVLTVCDIIGVGPGTWNNWKAQLIRSLYRETVRALEGGLEDVNRDRREAESKRALREALSGWDAKELRAEIGRHYGPYWQGLPTGTHVVMARLLRGISDDEIRIDLAEDADRDATRVCFALSDHPGIFARLAGALALVGANVVDARTYTTKDGYATAAFWIQDGDGSPYDASRLSRLSQMIEKTLMGEVRPREKLADRDKLKKRERSFRFPTSITFDNDGSEIYTIIEVDTRDRPGLLYDLTRVFATSNIYIASAMIATYGAQVVDSFYVKDSFGLKLYARSRQESLERKLREAIVKGTERANK from the coding sequence TTGACCCCGCTCCAAGAAATTTCGGCGGCGCAGGCTTCTAGCCCGTCCAGATCCCGCCCGACAAACCTGACGCCGGACAGCCTGATCTGTCCGGCGTCGGACATTTTCGACCAGACCGCCTTCGAGGCCGAACTGACCCGTTTGATGGATCAGGACATCGGTTCCAAGGCGCTACGCGATGCCGTGGTGCAATACCTCTCCGACGCGCGGCAGAAAGGTCGCAGCGCGATTGCCGCGGCCTTCTCCGACAGGCCCTTCGACGCCGGCCCGACCGTGCGCGCCTATACCTGGCTCACCGATTGCCTGGTCCGCGCGACCCTGAAAGTGTCCTGCGAAGTCCTGCATCCGCGCCCCAACCCGACCGAGGGCGAACGCCTCGCCGTGTTCTCGGTCGGCGGTTACGGCCGAAGCGAGATGGCCCCGCATTCCGATGTCGATCTGCTGTTCCTGATCCCCTACAAGCTGACCCCCTGGGCTGAAAGCGTGATCGAATCCATGCTCTACATGCTCTGGGACCTCAGGCTGAAAGTGGGGCATTCCTCGCGCACGGTGAAGGACTGTCTGCGGCTCGGTCGCGAGGATTACACGATCCGCACCGCATTGCTGGAGAACCGCCTCCTCGGCGGGTACATGCCACTGGCCAAGACCCTGGACAGCGCGCTCTGGGACGATCTCTTCAAGGGCACCGCGGCCGAATTCATCGAGGCCAAACTGGCCGAGCGCTCGGAACGCCACCGCAAGCAGGGCGGCCAGCGCTACGTGCTGGAACCCAACGTGAAGGAGGGCAAGGGCGGGCTGCGGGACCTGCAATCGCTCTACTGGATCGCGAAATACGTCTATCGCGTCGACCGCGCCTCGCAACTCGTCAAGCTGGGCTTCTTCACCCGCGACGAATTCACCGGTTTCGTCGAGGCCGAGCGGTTCCTCTGGGCCGTGCGCTGTCACCTGCACCTGATCGCGAACCGCGCCATCGACCAGCTTACCTTCGACATGCAGGTCGAGGTCGCCGCGCGGATGGGCTATACCGACCATGGCGGGCGCCGCGCGGTCGAGCATTTCATGCAGGACTATTTCCGCCACGCCACCACCGTGGGCGACCTGACCCGGATCTTCCTGACCAAGCTCGAGGCCGCCCATGTCAAGAAGGAGCCGGCGCTGATCGGGCTGTTCCGCCGCCGCCGCAAGGTGCCGAAAGGCTACGAGATCGTCCAGAACCGCATGAATGTCTCGGACCCCAAGGCGTTCCTGGCCGACAAGCTGAACCTGCTGAAGATCTTCGAGGAAGCGCTCCGGACCGGCACGCTGCTGCATCCCGACGCGATGCGGCTGATCCAGGCCAATCTGCGGCTGATCGACGACGATGTCCGCAACGCCCCCGAAGCGCAGCGGATCTTCCTCGACCTGCTGCTCAAGCACGGCAATCCCGAACGGTCGCTGCGGCGGATGAACGAACTCGGCGTGCTCTCGGCGCTGATCCCGGAATTCGAGCCCATCGTGGCGATGATGCAGTTCAACGTCTATCACAGCTACACGGTGGACGAGCACACGATCCAGTGCGTGTCGACGCTCGCCCAGATCGAGCGCGGCGAGCTGATCGAGGAACTGCCCATCGCCAGCCGCATCCTCAAGGACGGGGTGAACCGGCGGGTGCTGTATGTCGCGCTTCTGCTGCACGATATCGGCAAGGGCCGCCCCGAGGACCATTCGGTGCTGGGTGCGCAGATCGCGCGCAAGGTGGCGCCGCGGCTGGGGCTCCGGCCCGAGGAATGCGAAACCGTCGAATGGCTGGTGCGCTATCACCTGCTGATGTCGGACATGGCGCAGAAGCGCGACCTTTCCGACCCGCGCACGGTGCGCGACTTCGCAAAGGCGGTGAAAACCCGCAAGCGGCTCGACCTGCTGACGGTGCTGACCGTCTGCGACATCATCGGGGTGGGCCCCGGCACGTGGAACAACTGGAAGGCCCAGCTGATCCGCAGCCTCTATCGCGAGACCGTGCGCGCGCTGGAAGGCGGGCTGGAGGATGTCAACCGCGACCGTCGCGAGGCCGAGTCCAAGCGCGCGCTGCGCGAGGCGCTCTCGGGCTGGGACGCCAAGGAGCTGCGGGCCGAAATCGGCCGCCATTACGGCCCCTACTGGCAGGGCTTGCCGACCGGCACGCATGTGGTGATGGCCAGGCTGCTGCGCGGCATCAGCGATGACGAGATCCGGATCGACCTGGCCGAGGATGCCGACCGCGACGCCACCCGGGTTTGCTTTGCCCTTTCGGACCATCCCGGCATCTTCGCGCGGCTGGCGGGCGCGCTGGCTCTGGTGGGCGCCAACGTGGTCGACGCGCGCACCTATACCACCAAGGACGGTTACGCCACCGCCGCCTTCTGGATCCAGGATGGCGATGGTTCGCCCTATGACGCCTCGCGGCTGAGCCGGCTCAGCCAGATGATCGAGAAGACCCTGATGGGCGAGGTCCGCCCGCGCGAGAAGCTTGCCGACCGCGACAAGCTCAAGAAGCGCGAGCGCAGCTTCCGCTTCCCGACCTCGATCACCTTCGACAATGACGGCTCGGAGATCTACACCATCATCGAGGTCGATACCCGCGACCGGCCGGGGCTGCTTTACGACCTGACCCGGGTCTTTGCGACCAGCAACATCTATATCGCCTCGGCAATGATCGCGACCTATGGCGCGCAGGTGGTCGACAGCTTCTATGTGAAGGACAGTTTCGGGCTGAAGCTCTATGCGAGATCGCGGCAGGAATCGCTTGAACGCAAGCTGCGCGAGGCGATCGTGAAGGGTACCGAAAGGGCGAACAAGTAA